Sequence from the Polynucleobacter sp. Adler-ghost genome:
AGATAAAGGTGCGGTCTTCTACGCGAGCTACGTCATCAGGATCTGAAAGTGCTAAGAAAGCATTTTTGCGCTTAGCGGGATTAAGGCGCTTGAACACGCCCGCGCTTACCAACAGCTCACAAAATTCATCATATTCAGCCTGGGAGCCATCACACCAGCGAATTTTGTCTGGCTTGGTTAAGGCAGCTACATCGGCAACCCATTGAATTAATTTATGGTTTTTTACGTATTCAGGTGCATTGGTGTTGATGGTCATGTGAATCCTATGAAATGTAATATTTTTGATCGCACTATTTTAACATTTTGGGTGTCTTTTTTATGAGCAAGCCCACCAAGAGCGAATCCTTTATTTACCAATACAAAATTGGCTAAATATCTTGCCCAAAAGATCGTCTGGGAGCAGTTTCCCAGTAATTTGTCCGAGCTGATCTTGTGCCAAACGGAGCTCTTCTGCAAATAACTCCAGCGATATATTGCCATTAGCAGCAAATTGTTGAGATTGCTCTAAGTGGGTGGCAGCCCTATCTAAGCAGTCTAAGTGCCGCCTGCGCGCCACAATTACACCCTCTTGAGAGCCGCCCCAGCCAACCAGCTCTAAGATTTTTTGCTTCAAGGCCTCGATACCTTGGCCCGTCTTGGCTGAAATGAACATGGATTGTTTTTCACCTTGCTCAGGGGCAGGGCTTATCAATAAATCTGATTTGTTGTTCACCTCCAGCACGGGGCACTTTGGGGAGAGTGCTTTCAATATTTGGGCTTTTAGCTCCACAATTTCAGAGGTAGTGGTTGTTTCTGAAGAACCTGGATCTTGTAGAAAAATAACTAGATCCGCCGCCGCAATAGCCTCCCATGATCTTTCGATGCCCTTTGCCTCAACTAGGTCACTGGTCTCGCGTAAGCCTGCGGTATCAATGATGTGCATAGGAACGCCGCCGACGGTAATACTCTCCTTAACGCGATCTCTTGTAGTTCCGGCAATAGGTGTAACAATAGCGACCTCCTCGCCAGCCAAGCGATTTAGAAGAGAGCTTTTCCCAACATTAGGTGCACCAGCTAAAACTAGCTGGATGCCGTCTCGCAAAATCTTGCCCTGTTTAGCCCCTTCCCTTAGCGCATATAGCTTTTGCATTACTGCACTTAGGCGTTCACGAGCTTGGGCATTCTCTAAGAACTCAATCTCTTCCTCGGGAAAATCTAGAGTGGACTCCACCAAAATGCGTAGTTGGGTGATCTCTTCAATTAGGCCGTTGATGTCATTTGAGAAAACCCCTTGCAGAGAGCGTGCTGCACCACGTACCGCCGCTGCACTTTGAGCATCAATTAAATCTGCAATCGCCTCGGCTTGAGCTAAATCAATTTTGTTGTTCAGGTAGGCTCTTAAAGAAAATTCGCCAGGCTCAGCAATTACTAGGCCCTGATCTTTTCCTAGTTCAAGACATCGCTTCATGACCAGCTCTAAGAGTTGTGGTCCACCATGACATTGCAACTCCAGAACATCCTCACCAGTAAAAGAGGCTGGGGCTGCAAAATAAATAGCAAGAAGTTGATCAATCGACTCACCTTGCGCATCTCGAAGTGTGAGTAAGCTGGCTTGACGCGGTGTAAGCGTCTTATTAAATAAAGCAGTGGCTATAGGCAAAAGCTGAGGCCCACTAATACGAATGACGCCGACGCCGGCTTTGCCCGGCGCAGTGGCAAGCGCAATGATGGGCAGCTTTCTTGTCATCATTGCGTGCACTCTTTATTTATTTTTTAGCTGCTAAAAATTTATTTGACCAGCTTCTTTCCAAACATCTGATTTATCTGCCATTGCTGAGCGATCGACAGTAGATTGTTTACCACCCAATACAAGACCAAGCCCGCAGGGAAGAAGAAGAACATAACCGAGAATACTAGGGGCATATACATCATTACCTTCGCCTGAATTGGGTCTGGTGGTGTTGGGTTAAGTTTGGTTTGTACAAACATAGAAGCTGCCATGATGATTGGCAAAATTCCAATTGGAATTGAACTTAAGCCAATCAAATCACTAATGGATGTATCTGGTAATGAAAGGTCGTGAACCCACAAAATCCAAGGGGCGCCACGCAACTCGACGGATGACAATAACACCCAATACAAGGCAATAAATACTGGGATCTGAATCACCACTGGCAAACAACCACCTAAGGGATTGATCTTTTCTTTACGATACATCTCCATCATGGCCTGATTCATTTTTTGTGGCTCGCCCTTGAACTGTTCTTTCATTGCGACTAGACGAGGCTGCACCTCTTTCATGCGCGCCATAGATTTATAGCTTGCCGCCGAAAGGGGGAAGAACACTAACTTAATTAAGATGGTCAATAAAATAATTGACCAGCCCCAGTTACCAACATACGAATGAATGTTGTCCAAGAGCCAAAAAATGGGTTTCGCTAAAATGGTTAGGTAGCCATAGTCTTTGAGCAACTCAAAACCTGGGGCGATTGTTTCAAGTACTCGCTCTTCTTGTGGGCCAACAAATAGTTTGGCTTTTTCTACAACCGTAGTGCCTGCGGGGATCACCCCTAGAGGGGTTTGCATACCAATTCGGTACAGATTGTTGTCAATTTTATTGGCGTAAATATCGCGTACCGCCTTATCGCTTGGAATCCATGCGCTTGCAAAATAGTGCTGAACCATTGCAATCCATGCTGGCTCGCCTGCGGCCACCTGAGTGGGGATAGTGATTTTGTTCTTATCAATTGCCGTGAATTCGAGTTTATTAAACTTTTCTTTATCTGTGTAGGCTGCCGGCCCAGTAAATGTAGTTGCTGAAAAGGCGCCATCAAAGGGGCCAATTTTTTGTTCCTGAGAAGCATCACGCACAATCTCGGTGTATAGAACAAGCGGGTTGGGGTTGTTGCCGGCCTGTGTAATGCGATGTCCAACATCCACAACATAGCTTCCCGGGTTAAGGATGAAGGTTTTTTCTAGCTTAACGCCATTACGTTCGCTGACGAAAACAATATACGGACGACCTGATTCATCTTTTCCAGACTGAACTAGCTTAAATGTGCTGGTGTGATTTGGAAGGTCACTATTTAAAGAAATCAAGCCGGAGCGCGCAAAGTACTTGTGTGTAGGTGTGTACTGAAATAGCTCGACAGATTTGTTTTCTGGTGTAAAAGATTTGAGTAACTTTGCATCTACGACGTTTGCGCCGCTTGCGCTAATTTTCAACTCAAGAACATCATTCTGTAGTGTGAACTTTTCCGCGCCCGCCATTGCGTCACTATTAATGGTTGGTGTTGTTGCTATGGCTGCTGTGCTCGACAGTTGGGCTGGAACATCGGCCTTGCTTGTGGTTGCAGGTTTATCAGCAGGCGCTGGTGCACTTGCTATAGGACCACCAAACATCGAAGGCTTACCCTCATGAACTTGCCAATTGTTGTACAACAAGAGGCCCGACATGGAGAAGACCGCCCAAAGAATTGTTTTTTTAAAGTCCATTTGGATTCACTTAATAATGATGAGATGTTGGTTTTACTGCGGGGTCGTGTCCGCCTTGTGACCATGGATTGCAACGCAATATGCGCCACACTGTTAGCCTAAAGCTTTTTAAAAATCCATAATTAGTAAAGCAGTCGCAGGCATATTGTGAGCATGAGGGTATGAATTTACAGTGCATGCCGACAAAAGGACTCAAGGCTATTTGATAGAGTCTTACAACCTTAATGGCCAGTTTGTTAAGTAGGCACACTTTAAATTAGTCCTGCAATTTGGAGTCGCAGATCTTCTTTTTCTTTGTCTCGGAGTCTACCGCGCGTTTCGCGACCAATTGGTTTTTTTAGCTTCACCACAACATCACGGCTAAGGTGTGTAGTTTGAGCACCCCTAACCAACTCACGGATCATGCGTTTTAATCGGTTGCGATCTACTGCACGTTTAGCCAGTTTTTTAGCTAACGCAATCCCTAAATCTGGTTTTGCCCCCTGATTTGGAGATGCCAAATACAAACCCCAACACAAACTTGTCTTGGGGCGTGTTTTTAATAACTCAGAAATCCTGGCGCTATTCAACTGCTAAATTAAACGGCGAGGCGTTTGCGACCTTTAGCACGGCGGGCATTTAATACCGCACGTCCACTCTTGGTTTTCATACGAATACGAAATCCGTGGGTACGTTTACGACGTGTTACTGAGGGTTGGTATGTTCTTTTCATGATTCATCCTGCAAAACCCAGTATTTTCCTTGTTGCTCAGCAAAAGGTCAACCGCTGAAGAAGAATATATAGGTATTTTTCTCTATTTATTTGGTGATATTTTGATAAACCCTTAATTT
This genomic interval carries:
- the mnmE gene encoding tRNA uridine-5-carboxymethylaminomethyl(34) synthesis GTPase MnmE, whose translation is MTRKLPIIALATAPGKAGVGVIRISGPQLLPIATALFNKTLTPRQASLLTLRDAQGESIDQLLAIYFAAPASFTGEDVLELQCHGGPQLLELVMKRCLELGKDQGLVIAEPGEFSLRAYLNNKIDLAQAEAIADLIDAQSAAAVRGAARSLQGVFSNDINGLIEEITQLRILVESTLDFPEEEIEFLENAQARERLSAVMQKLYALREGAKQGKILRDGIQLVLAGAPNVGKSSLLNRLAGEEVAIVTPIAGTTRDRVKESITVGGVPMHIIDTAGLRETSDLVEAKGIERSWEAIAAADLVIFLQDPGSSETTTTSEIVELKAQILKALSPKCPVLEVNNKSDLLISPAPEQGEKQSMFISAKTGQGIEALKQKILELVGWGGSQEGVIVARRRHLDCLDRAATHLEQSQQFAANGNISLELFAEELRLAQDQLGQITGKLLPDDLLGKIFSQFCIGK
- the yidC gene encoding membrane protein insertase YidC; amino-acid sequence: MDFKKTILWAVFSMSGLLLYNNWQVHEGKPSMFGGPIASAPAPADKPATTSKADVPAQLSSTAAIATTPTINSDAMAGAEKFTLQNDVLELKISASGANVVDAKLLKSFTPENKSVELFQYTPTHKYFARSGLISLNSDLPNHTSTFKLVQSGKDESGRPYIVFVSERNGVKLEKTFILNPGSYVVDVGHRITQAGNNPNPLVLYTEIVRDASQEQKIGPFDGAFSATTFTGPAAYTDKEKFNKLEFTAIDKNKITIPTQVAAGEPAWIAMVQHYFASAWIPSDKAVRDIYANKIDNNLYRIGMQTPLGVIPAGTTVVEKAKLFVGPQEERVLETIAPGFELLKDYGYLTILAKPIFWLLDNIHSYVGNWGWSIILLTILIKLVFFPLSAASYKSMARMKEVQPRLVAMKEQFKGEPQKMNQAMMEMYRKEKINPLGGCLPVVIQIPVFIALYWVLLSSVELRGAPWILWVHDLSLPDTSISDLIGLSSIPIGILPIIMAASMFVQTKLNPTPPDPIQAKVMMYMPLVFSVMFFFFPAGLVLYWVVNNLLSIAQQWQINQMFGKKLVK
- the yidD gene encoding membrane protein insertion efficiency factor YidD, which produces MCLLNKLAIKVVRLYQIALSPFVGMHCKFIPSCSQYACDCFTNYGFLKSFRLTVWRILRCNPWSQGGHDPAVKPTSHHY
- a CDS encoding ribonuclease P protein component; the encoded protein is MASPNQGAKPDLGIALAKKLAKRAVDRNRLKRMIRELVRGAQTTHLSRDVVVKLKKPIGRETRGRLRDKEKEDLRLQIAGLI
- the rpmH gene encoding 50S ribosomal protein L34 produces the protein MKRTYQPSVTRRKRTHGFRIRMKTKSGRAVLNARRAKGRKRLAV